In Microbacterium enclense, one genomic interval encodes:
- a CDS encoding TlpA disulfide reductase family protein, whose protein sequence is MRRILSAAVVAALAVSLAACTTDPLADQYRAGDNKGYIAANGFQTQEIAPDQRGEPVDFAGTLDNGSPVSSADFVGKVLVVNFWYATCGPCIIEAPRLEQAYQSFQGQDVAFLGINTYDQGPTALSFARDNGVSYSSALAVNDAELKLAFNDKTPLNATPTTLVLDKQGRVAARIIGELPEASILEAMVRTVVAENA, encoded by the coding sequence GCCGAATCCTCTCCGCCGCCGTGGTCGCGGCCCTCGCCGTGAGCCTGGCCGCCTGTACCACCGACCCGCTCGCCGATCAGTATCGCGCGGGCGACAACAAGGGGTACATCGCCGCGAACGGGTTCCAGACACAGGAGATCGCCCCCGACCAGCGCGGTGAACCCGTCGACTTCGCGGGCACCCTCGACAACGGCTCGCCCGTGTCGAGCGCCGATTTCGTGGGCAAGGTCCTCGTCGTCAACTTCTGGTACGCCACCTGCGGCCCCTGCATCATCGAAGCGCCGCGCCTCGAGCAGGCCTACCAGTCGTTCCAGGGGCAGGACGTCGCGTTCCTCGGTATCAACACCTACGACCAGGGCCCCACCGCCCTCTCGTTCGCCCGCGACAACGGGGTGTCGTACTCCAGCGCGCTCGCGGTCAACGACGCCGAGCTCAAGCTCGCGTTCAACGACAAGACGCCCCTGAATGCCACCCCCACCACGCTCGTGCTCGACAAGCAGGGCCGCGTCGCGGCCCGCATCATCGGGGAACTGCCCGAGGCGTCGATCCTCGAGGCGATGGTGCGCACCGTGGTCGCGGAGAACGCGTGA
- a CDS encoding cytochrome c biogenesis protein CcdA has translation MNPGALVFDGALWLALPVALAAGLISFLSPCVLPLVPGYLGFIGGAVAPRGSSASGPGRGRLLGGTLLFIAGFTVVFMALNVLGGAAGAFFTRYADVITRVVGVVIILMGLVFIGLFGIAQRSVRMQARGNLGLIGAPLLGIALGIGWTPCIGPTLTAIISVSYIVGDPWRAALLGLAYSLGLGIPFLLLAVGFGWATKSVAFIRRHIRVVNLIGGVLLIVLGLLMVIGVWGTWMSTLQGVMLNVQLPL, from the coding sequence GTGAATCCGGGCGCCCTCGTCTTCGACGGGGCTCTGTGGCTCGCGCTCCCCGTCGCGCTCGCGGCCGGCCTCATCTCGTTCCTCTCGCCCTGCGTGCTGCCGCTCGTCCCCGGGTACCTCGGCTTCATCGGCGGTGCCGTCGCTCCGCGGGGGAGCTCGGCATCCGGCCCGGGTCGTGGACGCCTGCTGGGCGGGACGCTGTTGTTCATCGCGGGCTTCACCGTCGTCTTCATGGCGCTGAACGTGCTCGGCGGCGCCGCCGGGGCGTTCTTCACCCGCTACGCCGATGTCATCACGCGCGTCGTCGGTGTCGTCATCATCCTCATGGGGCTGGTGTTCATCGGCCTCTTCGGCATCGCGCAGCGCTCGGTGCGCATGCAGGCACGCGGAAACCTCGGCCTCATCGGAGCGCCGCTGCTCGGTATCGCCCTCGGCATCGGCTGGACGCCCTGCATCGGCCCGACGCTGACCGCGATCATCTCGGTGTCGTACATCGTCGGCGACCCCTGGCGCGCGGCCCTGCTCGGGCTGGCCTATTCGCTGGGGCTCGGCATCCCGTTCCTGCTCCTCGCGGTCGGCTTCGGCTGGGCGACGAAGTCGGTGGCCTTCATCCGCCGGCACATCCGCGTCGTGAACCTCATCGGCGGGGTCCTGCTCATCGTGCTCGGCCTGCTCATGGTCATCGGCGTGTGGGGCACCTGGATGTCGACCCTGCAGGGGGTGATGCTCAATGTCCAGCTCCCGCTCTGA
- a CDS encoding cytochrome c biogenesis protein ResB, whose protein sequence is MSSSRSDRGGTVTEPTDGVLRPSDHADSAPSGDGSDDITQPRLGVVGWMRWGWRQLTSMRTALVLLLLLAIAAVPGSIVPQRSADPNGVTQYFTDNPDLAPVLDKLSMFDVYTSPWFSAIYILLFVSLIGCVLPRTKHHWKALRSQPPRTPARLGRLDDHRDVTVTVPEGQDAAAVAAAAVDSAAAQLRKSGYRVARYDGRGTFSVSAERGYLRETGNLVFHAALVGVLLAVGIGGGFTYTGQRVLVEGQAFANSLLDYSSFNPGRFVSGDTLTPYSMTLDQFDVNYVAPGQPGSGQAGDFVAHMTTQAPGGDPQNGEIRVNHPLDVQGDRIYLLGNGYAPTVTIRNAQGDEVFHDSVAFLPQDANMTSLGVIKVADGLPEQLGLVGFFYPTMDVLASGALTSTYGALEYPVLTLRVYAGDLGIDDGTPRSVYTLDPTGMEQLAGGDSGTPAIQLMPGETQDLPNGLGTITFDNAAPAGASGYDGSVKRFASLSIHRDLAGPWVLAFALLALFGLLAALFVPRRRMWVKATLRGGAVHVEYAGLARGEDPTLAAAVEQMVEKHRATLPGEVAPAAEAPAAAAPRAGTSVDDAPESDPTDPSRPDTGKVD, encoded by the coding sequence ATGTCCAGCTCCCGCTCTGATCGAGGTGGCACCGTGACCGAGCCGACCGACGGCGTCCTCCGTCCGTCCGATCACGCCGATTCCGCACCGTCCGGCGACGGCAGCGACGACATCACCCAGCCGCGCCTGGGTGTCGTCGGCTGGATGCGCTGGGGCTGGCGGCAGCTCACCAGCATGCGCACCGCGCTCGTGCTGCTGCTGCTGCTCGCGATCGCCGCCGTCCCCGGCTCGATCGTGCCGCAACGCAGCGCCGACCCCAACGGCGTCACGCAGTACTTCACCGACAACCCCGACCTCGCGCCGGTGCTCGACAAGCTGAGCATGTTCGACGTGTACACGTCGCCGTGGTTCTCGGCGATCTACATCCTGCTGTTCGTCTCGCTCATCGGGTGCGTGCTCCCGCGCACGAAGCACCACTGGAAGGCGCTGCGCTCGCAGCCCCCGCGCACGCCCGCGCGCCTCGGTCGTCTGGACGACCACCGCGACGTGACCGTGACGGTGCCGGAGGGCCAGGATGCCGCGGCCGTCGCCGCCGCAGCCGTCGACAGTGCCGCCGCGCAGCTGCGCAAGAGCGGCTACCGCGTCGCGCGGTACGACGGGCGGGGCACGTTCTCGGTCTCTGCCGAGCGCGGCTACCTGCGCGAGACCGGCAACCTCGTCTTCCACGCGGCGCTCGTGGGCGTGCTGTTGGCCGTCGGCATCGGCGGCGGCTTCACCTACACCGGGCAGCGCGTGCTCGTGGAGGGACAGGCGTTCGCGAACAGCCTGCTCGACTACTCCTCGTTCAACCCTGGGCGCTTCGTCAGCGGTGACACCCTCACGCCCTACTCGATGACGCTCGACCAGTTCGACGTGAACTACGTCGCGCCCGGCCAGCCCGGTTCGGGGCAGGCGGGCGACTTCGTCGCGCACATGACGACCCAGGCTCCGGGTGGGGACCCCCAGAACGGCGAGATCCGTGTCAACCATCCCCTCGACGTGCAGGGCGATCGCATCTACCTGCTCGGCAACGGATACGCCCCGACCGTGACGATCCGTAACGCCCAGGGCGACGAGGTGTTCCACGACTCGGTGGCGTTCCTGCCCCAGGATGCCAACATGACCTCGCTCGGCGTCATCAAGGTCGCGGACGGGCTCCCGGAGCAACTCGGTCTCGTCGGCTTCTTCTACCCGACCATGGACGTGCTGGCCTCGGGTGCGCTGACCTCGACCTACGGTGCGCTCGAGTACCCGGTGCTCACGCTCCGCGTCTACGCCGGAGACCTCGGGATCGACGACGGCACGCCCCGCTCGGTCTATACGCTCGACCCGACCGGCATGGAGCAGCTCGCCGGTGGCGACAGCGGTACCCCGGCGATCCAGCTCATGCCCGGCGAGACGCAAGACCTGCCGAACGGACTCGGCACGATCACCTTCGACAACGCCGCCCCCGCCGGCGCGTCCGGGTACGACGGTTCGGTGAAACGCTTCGCCTCGCTCTCGATCCACCGTGACCTCGCAGGGCCCTGGGTGCTCGCCTTCGCCCTGCTCGCCCTCTTCGGCCTGCTCGCCGCGCTGTTCGTGCCGCGCCGCCGCATGTGGGTCAAGGCGACGCTGCGCGGCGGGGCGGTGCACGTGGAGTACGCGGGCCTGGCCCGCGGCGAAGACCCGACGCTCGCCGCCGCCGTCGAGCAGATGGTCGAGAAGCACCGGGCGACGCTTCCGGGTGAGGTCGCCCCGGCGGCCGAGGCTCCTGCTGCTGCGGCTCCGCGCGCGGGGACCAGCGTCGACGACGCCCCGGAATCCGACCCCACCGACCCGTCCCGTCCCGATACCGGAAAAGTAGACTGA
- the ccsB gene encoding c-type cytochrome biogenesis protein CcsB, with amino-acid sequence MPGPNSLFLDEISLLLVWTAVGVYVLAFIAYAIDLARRSDLAVKAKDQVVARELVTAGGGGVIDSSAQGVASGPSFTAKPRYLWARMGTALTALAFLFHLAATVLRGFAAGRVPWSNMYEFALTGLLLIVLVYLASLTRYDLRFLGSFITGLAIVLLGGATLAYHVEVVPLADPLKSVWLVIHVFVAILATSLFALAFGLSVVQLLQTRRERKLVDAPADAAGRRSFLRTLPSADALESLAYRFAIVGFIFWTFTLIAGAIWANDAWGRFWGFDTKEVWTFVIWVLYAGYIHARATRGWRGTRSAWLSIIGFTAVLFNFTIVNVFFKGLHAYSGLTQ; translated from the coding sequence ATGCCCGGACCGAACTCGCTCTTCCTCGACGAGATCTCCCTTCTCCTGGTGTGGACGGCGGTCGGCGTCTATGTGCTGGCGTTCATCGCCTACGCCATCGACCTCGCCCGTCGCTCCGACCTCGCCGTCAAGGCGAAGGACCAGGTCGTCGCCCGTGAGCTCGTGACCGCGGGCGGGGGAGGCGTCATCGACTCCTCGGCTCAGGGTGTGGCATCCGGTCCCTCGTTCACCGCGAAGCCCCGGTACCTCTGGGCCCGCATGGGGACGGCGCTGACGGCGCTCGCCTTCCTCTTCCACCTCGCCGCGACCGTGCTGCGCGGGTTCGCTGCGGGCCGTGTGCCGTGGTCGAACATGTACGAGTTCGCGCTCACCGGGCTGCTGCTCATCGTGTTGGTCTACCTCGCCTCGCTGACGCGGTACGACCTGCGCTTCCTCGGCTCGTTCATCACGGGCCTGGCGATCGTGCTGCTGGGAGGCGCGACCCTGGCGTACCACGTCGAGGTGGTGCCGCTGGCCGACCCGTTGAAGTCGGTGTGGCTCGTCATCCACGTCTTCGTCGCGATCCTCGCGACCTCGCTGTTCGCGCTCGCTTTCGGGCTGTCGGTCGTGCAGCTGCTGCAGACCCGCCGTGAGCGCAAGCTGGTCGACGCGCCGGCGGACGCCGCGGGCCGCCGCAGCTTCTTGCGGACCCTGCCCTCGGCCGACGCCCTGGAGTCTCTCGCGTACCGCTTCGCGATCGTCGGGTTCATCTTCTGGACGTTCACGCTGATCGCCGGTGCCATCTGGGCCAATGACGCGTGGGGCCGCTTCTGGGGCTTCGACACCAAAGAGGTCTGGACGTTCGTCATCTGGGTGCTCTACGCCGGCTACATCCACGCCCGCGCGACCCGTGGCTGGCGCGGCACCCGCTCGGCGTGGCTGTCGATCATCGGCTTCACCGCCGTGCTGTTCAACTTCACGATCGTCAACGTCTTCTTCAAGGGCCTGCACGCCTACAGCGGCCTGACGCAGTAG
- a CDS encoding DUF559 domain-containing protein, translated as MLRRPLPAELGAAFTVQEARRLDVRRDRLLARDLSAPFHGVRSRSADMRSVRERCDAYAPRLRPAQFFSHETAAALWELPLPTAHPAGLHVSAIAPAREPRTVGVIGHRLRMSTACLTLRRGLPVTTAAETWAQLAATMSEDDLVAIGDHILTHGLADRDDLGDACTRLRRRGAIDLAPALASVRPGAESPRESKVRRILVRAGLPEPELNWTLRDTRGVFIARLDMAYEHHRVAVEYDGRQHADVHQFRRDADRWPAITAQGWLLVRIVDHHLRDPDRFIVAPTVAALRSRGWRP; from the coding sequence ATGCTTCGACGTCCCCTCCCCGCTGAGTTGGGTGCCGCCTTCACCGTCCAGGAGGCCAGACGACTCGATGTTCGTCGCGACCGGCTGCTCGCCCGCGATCTCTCCGCACCATTCCACGGCGTCCGCAGCAGGTCCGCCGACATGCGGTCGGTGCGAGAGAGGTGTGATGCCTACGCGCCGCGGCTGAGACCGGCCCAGTTCTTCAGCCACGAGACCGCCGCAGCGCTCTGGGAACTGCCGCTGCCCACCGCGCACCCGGCGGGACTTCATGTGTCGGCGATCGCTCCGGCGCGTGAACCTCGCACGGTCGGCGTCATCGGTCACCGGCTCAGAATGTCGACCGCATGTTTGACGCTACGTCGTGGTCTGCCTGTCACCACGGCTGCAGAGACGTGGGCGCAGCTCGCCGCAACCATGTCGGAGGACGACCTTGTCGCGATAGGCGATCACATCCTCACCCACGGCCTCGCCGACCGCGACGACCTGGGCGATGCGTGCACGCGCCTCCGGCGCCGAGGGGCCATCGACCTCGCCCCGGCGCTGGCATCCGTTCGTCCCGGTGCGGAGTCGCCACGCGAGTCCAAAGTGCGACGGATTCTCGTGCGCGCCGGTCTCCCCGAACCCGAACTCAATTGGACTCTCCGCGATACCCGTGGGGTGTTCATCGCCCGCCTCGACATGGCTTACGAGCATCATCGCGTCGCGGTCGAGTACGACGGCCGACAGCACGCGGACGTTCATCAGTTCCGACGGGATGCCGACCGGTGGCCGGCCATCACCGCCCAAGGCTGGCTCCTCGTTCGCATCGTCGACCATCACCTTCGTGACCCCGACCGCTTCATCGTTGCCCCGACGGTCGCGGCGCTCCGTTCGCGAGGGTGGCGGCCCTGA
- a CDS encoding YhgE/Pip domain-containing protein, with translation MTLPVERSRSRRPVTWRTLLGVLLLPAVIGGILVGALYNPTDRLENITAAIVNDDKAVELNGQLVPLGRQLTGGLVKGADDQSSNIDWVISNDSDAAAGLADGTYTAVVTIPENFTAASLSTRPGENPEKATIGVATAPNARVVDGAITATLASTASSVFGSELSSQYLKNVFLGFTTLSDQLGQAAGGAHQLADGAGQAATGANGLRDGLGQLSDGAGQLSSGVGQLATGAGALSGGVGQLATGADQLSGGVGQLATGADQLADGTGKLAAGAGDLANGAGQLSGGLDGLAGGADQLSSGAAALATGTRDAATGVGKLATGADGIADGNRQLATQVNQIADAIPPGFEQAAKDVAAAAPEVNTALATAAADLQRLADSCDAAATPDLCAQLRAASDRANAELPKAQQTVTDIGTIAGQAAQLPAGVRAIAAANTKLADGAEGLASGARDAEKGLNTIAGGIDGVSSGATQLGDGARQLGAGASALGSGASQLAGGLGQTRDGAVQLADGAQTAAGGAGQLASGARTAADGAGQLATGAEGAAGGAAQLADGARGAEDGAGQLADGVGQVASGTSSLAGGLDTAVSQIPSYTDAQATTLADVVADPVSATGTSDSLFGLAAVPLLAMAVLWFGGLASFVPFQAVSARALTSRRPSALVALRGFAPAALVGVVQGLLVAGVVQVASRYDWGDWALFALVCVAAGVAFAAVHQALVALFGGAGRWIAAIVGTLALGASIVSTVPPVLAALSSLLPTSPAYSAMLGALSSSGGVGAGIVGLIVWAVLALVVTTLVVVRRRTTSARAAALVAA, from the coding sequence ATGACTCTCCCCGTCGAGCGCTCGCGCTCCCGCCGCCCCGTGACCTGGCGCACGCTGCTCGGCGTGCTCCTCCTCCCCGCCGTCATCGGCGGCATCCTCGTCGGCGCGCTGTACAACCCGACCGATCGGCTCGAGAACATCACCGCCGCGATCGTCAACGACGACAAGGCCGTCGAGCTCAACGGGCAGCTCGTTCCCCTCGGGCGCCAGCTCACCGGCGGCCTGGTCAAGGGCGCCGACGATCAGTCGAGCAACATCGACTGGGTCATCTCGAACGACTCCGACGCCGCCGCCGGTCTCGCCGACGGGACCTACACCGCGGTCGTCACGATCCCCGAGAACTTCACCGCCGCCTCGCTCTCGACCCGCCCGGGCGAGAATCCCGAGAAGGCCACGATCGGGGTCGCGACCGCTCCGAACGCGCGCGTCGTCGACGGCGCGATCACCGCGACTCTGGCATCCACCGCCTCCTCGGTGTTCGGCAGCGAACTGTCGTCGCAGTACCTCAAGAACGTCTTCCTCGGCTTCACGACTCTCAGCGACCAGCTCGGTCAGGCGGCCGGCGGGGCGCACCAGCTCGCCGACGGCGCGGGTCAGGCGGCGACCGGCGCGAACGGTCTGCGCGACGGACTGGGCCAGCTCTCCGACGGTGCGGGTCAGCTGTCGAGCGGCGTCGGCCAGCTCGCGACCGGGGCGGGAGCACTGTCGGGCGGTGTGGGGCAACTCGCCACCGGCGCCGACCAGCTCTCCGGCGGCGTCGGGCAGCTCGCGACAGGCGCGGACCAGCTCGCCGACGGAACCGGCAAGCTCGCCGCGGGTGCGGGCGATCTCGCGAACGGTGCCGGCCAGCTCTCCGGCGGGCTCGACGGTCTCGCCGGGGGTGCCGATCAGCTCTCGAGCGGCGCCGCCGCTCTCGCCACCGGCACACGCGACGCCGCCACCGGCGTCGGGAAGCTCGCGACCGGAGCCGACGGCATCGCCGACGGGAACCGTCAGCTCGCAACTCAGGTCAACCAGATCGCGGATGCCATCCCCCCGGGCTTCGAGCAGGCGGCCAAGGACGTCGCTGCGGCGGCGCCCGAGGTGAACACGGCCCTCGCCACCGCGGCGGCGGACCTGCAGCGGCTCGCCGACTCGTGCGACGCCGCCGCCACGCCCGACCTGTGTGCGCAGCTGCGCGCCGCGTCCGACCGGGCCAACGCGGAGCTGCCGAAGGCGCAGCAGACGGTCACAGACATCGGCACGATCGCCGGTCAGGCAGCCCAGCTCCCCGCGGGTGTCCGAGCGATCGCCGCCGCCAACACGAAGCTCGCCGACGGCGCAGAGGGGCTCGCCTCCGGCGCCCGCGACGCCGAGAAGGGGCTGAACACGATCGCCGGCGGGATCGACGGTGTCTCCAGCGGCGCGACCCAGCTCGGCGACGGAGCGCGCCAGCTCGGTGCCGGTGCCTCTGCGCTCGGCTCGGGCGCCTCGCAGCTCGCCGGCGGCCTCGGTCAGACGCGTGACGGTGCGGTCCAGCTCGCTGACGGCGCTCAGACCGCGGCGGGCGGTGCCGGTCAGCTCGCGAGCGGAGCGCGTACCGCCGCCGACGGAGCGGGCCAGCTCGCCACCGGGGCCGAGGGCGCTGCCGGAGGAGCCGCCCAACTGGCCGACGGAGCCCGCGGCGCCGAGGACGGTGCCGGTCAGCTCGCCGACGGCGTGGGCCAAGTGGCATCCGGAACCTCGTCACTCGCCGGCGGCCTGGACACGGCCGTGTCGCAGATCCCGAGCTACACCGACGCGCAGGCGACCACCCTCGCCGACGTCGTCGCCGACCCCGTATCGGCCACCGGCACGAGCGACTCGCTCTTCGGCCTCGCGGCGGTGCCGCTGCTGGCGATGGCGGTGCTGTGGTTCGGCGGGCTCGCCTCGTTCGTCCCGTTCCAGGCGGTGTCGGCCCGCGCGCTGACCAGTCGCCGCCCCTCGGCCCTCGTCGCCCTCCGCGGCTTCGCTCCCGCGGCCCTCGTCGGGGTCGTGCAGGGGCTGCTGGTCGCGGGCGTGGTGCAGGTGGCATCCCGCTACGACTGGGGCGACTGGGCGCTCTTCGCACTCGTGTGCGTCGCGGCCGGAGTGGCGTTCGCCGCGGTGCATCAGGCTCTGGTGGCATTGTTCGGCGGGGCCGGCCGGTGGATCGCGGCGATCGTCGGGACCCTGGCGCTCGGTGCGAGCATCGTCTCGACCGTGCCCCCCGTGCTCGCCGCCCTGTCGTCGCTGCTGCCCACCTCACCCGCCTACAGCGCGATGCTCGGCGCCCTCTCGTCGTCGGGCGGCGTCGGGGCCGGGATCGTCGGCCTGATCGTCTGGGCCGTGCTCGCGCTCGTGGTCACGACGCTGGTCGTCGTCCGCCGCCGCACGACCTCGGCTCGCGCCGCGGCCCTCGTCGCCGCGTAG
- a CDS encoding MMPL family transporter, whose protein sequence is MSTFLYTLGRWSFRHPWRVLSAWLLILVLAGGGVALLAKGTDNTFTIPGTESQAGLEMLERTFPQVSGASAEIIVVAADGASVRDQAYQDAIQKTSTDIGGLDFVEAVTDPYDTRISGGISDDDRAAIVRIQFAGESTAVPDATEDGLREQAAALGSALPAGSQAVLGGQLFATDVPGATLTEALGVLIAALVLMVTFRSFLVAGMPLATAILGVGLSVALIFIATGFATVSSTTPLLAVMLGLAVGIDYALFIVSRHQDQTRAGMDPEESTARAVGTAGSAVVFAGITVLIALIGLSFANIPFLTTMGIAASVAVAIAVCVGLTLTPAFLGFAGHRVVGWGYKRPKKRARGASADDTAIEVARATAEREEKAAAAAARAERNGPAKRWVGLVTRHPVVTTVAVIGLLGVTAIPAASLALTLPNAGQLPEGDEARVAYELTDEYFGPGANGPLIMTGTIVTSNDPLTLMQNIGDEIAKIPGVAEVALATPNETADTGIVQIVPETAPDDPRTADLVRELRSQEQRLYDEFGVHLLVTGYTAVTIDISDQLGAALLPFGIFVVGLSLVLLMIVFRSIWVPLTAAGGYLLSVAASFGVVAAVFEWGWFADALHVAKVGPIISFMPIVVMGVLFGLAMDYQVFLVSRMREDYVHAKRDGRSPREVALGAVRSGFAASARVVVAAAVIMFAVFVAFVPEGDSSLKPIALGLAVGVAVDAFLVRMTLVPAVLALLGDKAWWMPRWLDRLLPKLDVEGEAVEREVRLADWPGEPAIAIAADELRTVGASDADDPVFTDISLRLGYGGTLLVTGETRTTRALLLALSGRLAGVDGRLRVDGLLVPERAGAVRARVGVALLDESADAARAVTEAVAGGTRIVVVSDVDRLDDDVRDEVASLLRRAATDVRERSGDESSPFTLIVSARDERRALALLGQAQRPDVASLALPTPRRHQTEPETFADLSEVFA, encoded by the coding sequence GTGTCCACCTTTTTGTACACCCTGGGTCGCTGGTCGTTCCGTCACCCCTGGCGGGTCCTGAGCGCCTGGCTGCTCATCCTCGTGCTCGCGGGCGGAGGCGTCGCGCTCCTGGCGAAGGGCACCGACAACACCTTCACCATTCCCGGCACCGAATCGCAGGCGGGCCTGGAGATGCTCGAGCGCACCTTCCCCCAGGTCAGCGGAGCCAGCGCCGAGATCATCGTCGTCGCGGCAGACGGTGCGAGCGTGCGCGATCAGGCCTACCAGGACGCCATCCAGAAGACGAGCACCGACATCGGCGGGCTCGACTTCGTCGAGGCCGTCACCGACCCCTACGACACGCGCATCTCCGGCGGCATCTCCGACGACGATCGGGCCGCGATCGTGCGCATCCAGTTCGCGGGCGAGTCCACCGCGGTTCCGGATGCCACCGAAGACGGCCTCCGCGAGCAGGCCGCGGCCCTCGGCTCCGCCCTCCCCGCCGGCTCGCAGGCCGTTCTCGGCGGCCAGCTGTTCGCCACCGACGTCCCCGGCGCGACCCTCACCGAGGCCCTCGGCGTCCTCATCGCGGCGCTCGTGCTGATGGTGACCTTCCGTTCGTTCCTCGTGGCCGGGATGCCGCTGGCCACCGCGATCCTCGGCGTCGGCCTCTCGGTGGCCCTGATCTTCATCGCCACCGGGTTCGCGACCGTCTCCTCCACCACTCCTCTCCTGGCGGTGATGCTGGGCCTGGCCGTCGGCATCGACTACGCGCTGTTCATCGTGTCCCGACATCAGGACCAGACCCGCGCGGGGATGGACCCGGAGGAGTCGACCGCCCGCGCCGTCGGCACCGCCGGTTCCGCGGTCGTCTTCGCGGGGATCACCGTGCTCATCGCCCTGATCGGCCTGAGCTTCGCGAACATCCCGTTCCTCACGACCATGGGGATCGCCGCCTCGGTCGCCGTCGCGATCGCCGTGTGCGTCGGGCTCACGCTGACCCCCGCGTTCCTCGGGTTCGCCGGGCACCGCGTGGTCGGCTGGGGCTACAAGCGGCCGAAGAAGCGGGCCCGCGGGGCCTCCGCGGACGACACCGCGATCGAGGTCGCCCGAGCCACCGCCGAGCGCGAAGAGAAGGCCGCGGCCGCCGCGGCACGCGCCGAGCGCAACGGACCGGCGAAGCGGTGGGTGGGCCTGGTGACCCGGCATCCGGTCGTCACCACCGTCGCCGTGATCGGTCTCCTCGGAGTCACCGCGATCCCCGCCGCGTCGCTCGCCTTGACCCTGCCGAACGCCGGGCAGCTCCCCGAGGGCGACGAGGCACGCGTCGCCTACGAGCTCACCGACGAGTACTTCGGGCCGGGCGCCAACGGCCCGCTCATCATGACCGGGACGATCGTCACCTCCAACGACCCGCTCACGCTCATGCAGAACATCGGCGACGAGATCGCGAAGATCCCCGGCGTCGCCGAGGTGGCGCTCGCGACGCCCAACGAGACCGCCGACACCGGCATCGTGCAGATCGTCCCCGAGACGGCACCGGACGACCCGCGCACCGCCGACCTCGTCCGGGAGCTGCGCTCGCAGGAGCAGCGCCTGTACGACGAGTTCGGCGTGCACCTCCTCGTCACCGGGTACACCGCCGTGACGATCGACATCTCCGACCAGCTGGGGGCCGCGCTTCTGCCGTTCGGCATCTTCGTCGTGGGGCTCTCGCTGGTGCTGCTGATGATCGTGTTCCGCTCGATCTGGGTGCCCCTGACCGCGGCGGGCGGGTACCTGCTGTCCGTCGCCGCCTCGTTCGGCGTCGTCGCCGCCGTGTTCGAGTGGGGGTGGTTCGCCGATGCCCTGCACGTGGCGAAGGTCGGTCCCATCATCAGCTTCATGCCGATCGTCGTGATGGGCGTGCTCTTCGGCCTCGCGATGGACTATCAGGTGTTCCTCGTCTCCCGCATGCGCGAGGACTACGTGCACGCGAAGCGCGACGGCCGCTCCCCCCGCGAGGTGGCGCTGGGAGCCGTCCGCAGCGGCTTCGCCGCCTCGGCCCGCGTGGTGGTGGCAGCTGCCGTGATCATGTTCGCGGTGTTCGTCGCCTTCGTGCCGGAGGGCGACTCGAGCCTCAAACCCATCGCCCTGGGCCTGGCCGTCGGCGTCGCCGTCGACGCGTTCCTCGTGCGGATGACTCTCGTCCCGGCCGTCCTCGCCCTCCTCGGCGACAAGGCCTGGTGGATGCCGCGGTGGCTCGACCGCCTGCTGCCCAAGCTCGACGTCGAGGGAGAGGCTGTCGAACGTGAGGTGCGCCTGGCCGACTGGCCGGGTGAGCCGGCGATCGCCATCGCCGCCGACGAGCTGCGCACGGTCGGAGCCTCGGATGCCGACGACCCGGTGTTCACCGACATCTCCCTGCGCCTCGGCTACGGCGGGACCCTCCTGGTCACGGGTGAGACCCGGACCACCCGCGCGCTGCTGCTCGCCCTCTCGGGACGTCTGGCCGGTGTCGACGGGCGACTGCGCGTCGACGGCCTGCTCGTGCCGGAGCGGGCCGGGGCCGTGCGCGCACGAGTCGGCGTCGCCCTTCTCGACGAGTCCGCGGACGCCGCCCGCGCGGTGACCGAAGCCGTCGCCGGCGGAACGCGGATCGTGGTCGTCTCCGACGTCGATCGCCTCGATGACGACGTGCGCGACGAGGTCGCCTCCCTGCTCCGGCGCGCCGCCACCGACGTCCGAGAGCGTTCCGGCGACGAGTCGTCGCCCTTCACCCTCATCGTCTCCGCGCGCGACGAACGCCGCGCCCTCGCCCTCTTGGGGCAGGCCCAGCGCCCGGATGTGGCATCCCTCGCCCTTCCGACGCCGCGCCGGCACCAGACCGAACCCGAAACGTTCGCCGATCTCTCCGAGGTGTTCGCATGA